Below is a genomic region from Gemmobacter sp. 24YEA27.
GTTGATCTCGACGTCTTCGGCGCGGCCTTCCCAGGGGATATCGGTGGTGCCGATCAGCGCCATATTCCCCTCATAGGGGTTGATGAAGATCACGCGCTTGTCGTGGTTCTGCACCAGATAAGCATTCTGCCCGGCCCACCATTTCGGCACGATGATATGGCTGCCCTTGACCAGCCGCACGCCGCGCGTCGATTTGGTATGGGCGACATTCTGGATCACGTCCGAGACCCAGGGACCCGCACAGTTCACGATACATTTGGCGCGGTAGGTCTGCTCCTCACCCTTGTGATTGCGAACGGTCACCGTCCAGCCCCCATTCTCGCGCACAGCAGAAGTCACCGGCGAGCGGGTCAGGATCGTCGCGCCCTTTTCCGCTGCGCCAAGCGCGTTCAGCGCCACGAGCCGCGCGTCATCGACCCAGCAATCCGAATATTCAAAGCCCTTTTTGTACTGATCGAGGATCGCCGCCCCTTCCGGGTCACGATGCAGGTTCAGCGTCCGCGTGCCGGGGAGTTTCTTGCGGCCCCCCAGATGATCATAAAGGAACAGCCCAAGGCGCACGAGCCAGGCGGGCCGGTCCGTCGGCGAATGCGGCAGCACGAAGCGCATCGGCCAGATGATATGGGGTGCGGCGTTCAGGAGAACCTCGCGCTCGATCAGCGCCTCGCGCACCAGGCGGAATTCGTAATATTCCAGATAGCGCAGCCCGCCATGCACCAGCTTGCCCGAGCGCGAGGATGTCCCCTGCGCCAGGTCGTCTTTCTCCGCCATCACCACGGAAAGCCCGCGCCCGGCTGCATCGCGCGCCATACCGGCACCGTTGATGCCGCCTCCGATCACAAAGAGGTCGATCATATCGGTCATGTCATTCTCCTGACGGGCGGCGGGCGCGGGACAGCTGATCCCAGACCGGGACCAGCGCCTGCCGCGCCGATTGATAGGCGGGAAAGATGCGGTGATAGGCGTCAACAAGGCCCGCATCCGGGGCTTCGGGCGCGCCCAGAAGCGGGATCACCCATTCATTGACGCAATCATCCATGGATTTATAGGCGCCGATGGCAACGGCGGCCATCATAGCGGCCCCTGCAGCCCCGGCCTCATCGCGGGCTGATACCCGGACAGGCGCATCAACCGAAGCCGAAAAGATCTTACGTAAAGCGCCCGACCGCGCCGCGCCCCCGGTCAGCCGCAACTCTCCGGGCAGTTTGCCCATCGCCGCGTAGCAATCGCGCATGGCGTGCCCGAGGCCCTCGGTCACCGCGCGCAAGAGATCGGGGAAGCCGTGATATTGCGAAAACCCGGTAAAGCCCGCACGGGCCTGAGCATTGACGAAAGGCCCGCGCTCACCCGCCTCGGAAATATAGGGGTGATAGACGATCTGACCGGGCTGGCTTTCCGACAGCCATGCGTCGATCCGCGAGACCAGCTCTTTATGGCTGACCTCATGACCAAAGGCCTTGAGCGCATCGCCGGCCAGGCCAAGCGCCCAGTCGACATTCAGCGTGGCCGCCATATTGGTCTGCACCTGGGTCACCACGCCGGGGACCGGCAGGCAGATCACATAGCCGGTGCCTTCCTCTTTCAGATGCACATCCTGCCATCTGACCGCCCGCATATGCACCCCGGTCGAGCCCACGGTCGAACAGGCGACATCCTCGCCGCCGCCGCCATAGACCCCGGCGCCAAGCGCGGTCATCACCATATCGACATAGCCGAGGCTGACCGGCGTTCCGGCCCTGAGCCCGGTCGCAGCCGCAGCCGCAGCACTCAGCGGATGCGTGACTTCGGTGCCCTCGACGATCGGCGGCAGCAGATGGCGCTGAGCCTCAAGCCCGAGGGCCGCGATCACCGTGTCATCATATTGCCGGTTGCGGTAATTCCCGAAGGTGAAACTCGCCTCTGACGGGTCGGTTGCCCGCACCCCGGTCAGGTTCAGGTAAAGCCAGTCCTTGCAATGCAGCGCGACCTCAGCCGCCTCCAGCAATTCAGGCCGGAAGCTTTGCATATGGGCGATCTGGCTGCCCATCTGACAGGTGTTGAGCCCGGTGCCGGTGGCCTCGAACCGCGCGCGGTTTTCAGCACAATGGGCGAGCCGCTCGACCGTCGGCGCCGCGCGGGCATCAAGCCAGAGCCAGGCATCGCCGACCGGGCGGTTCCCCGCCCCGGCAAGCCAGGTGCCGTCGCCTTGCCCCGTCACCGCCAGCGCGGCGGTGCGCCCCGCCAGCCCTTCGACCAGCTCGCCCAACTCACGCAAGGCGCGGGCGCAATCATCCCAGGTCTGGCCCAGGGGCTGCGTCGCCGATCCGTCAGCGGCAGTCGCGTAGCGATTCGGCACCGCAGCCGAGGCCAGTTGCCGCCCCGCGAGATCAAAAGCCACCGCCTTGATCACCGAAGTGCCCGCGTCAATTCCGATCAGAATGTCAGTGCCGGCCATGTCCGGACCCTCCCCCAGCCGCCATGACAGCCCTTGCGGCGGTCACGCCAGTGCGGACCCGCAGGGATGCCGGAGCAAGATCTCTCTGCCGCCCGATATGAAAGCCGATATGCAATCCATCCCTCCCGCCGATCCGGTCGCATCCGCGACCTCCCCCGTTTCGGCTGAAAAATCCAGGCCCGCATTTTGCCATGCAGACCCGCGCGAGGTATATCCCACAATCATACCATAGTGAATGAATTTTTTTACGGACAAAGTAATTTATTTCAGATATTCTTGGGGAAAGGAGCCAGCATCCGGCCAGGGCTTTCCCCGCCTGCCATCCCCGGAGGGCTGATAACCGGCGCCGGATTATCATGGCGATGCCAGAGGTGGATCTGTGCCAGTTCCCGCCATCAAATCACGTTAAATCAATAAATTGCGATTCAATTTCGCTGCTTATGCAGCACGCCCGGCTGCAACAGCAGCATGTTCGCCGCGAGGGCCAATATCCACGACCCTACCAGACGGAATCAGCGGGAGCGCCCGGCCTTCCCGGAAATTTCAAAGCCTGCATCCGCCTCATTTCATATCTTACTTGACGGATTAAATATCACTATAATATCACAAAGGCTGCAAACGAAGGCGAAAGTCCCCTGGCCCAAAGCCAGCGCGTTGAGGAGCGTGACACCCGGGACCGTCGCAAGGTGAGGAGTTAAAGGTATGCAAACGGACGTTCTGGCCTTCGCCGCCGGCGGCCATGCCCGCTTTGGCACTGGCCCCCTGATGCCGCGCCTGCCGCTTCTCTCAGACATCACTTTCCCGGGAACCAAATCATGAGCCAAAGCCTGGAAACCGCAGCCGCGCCGCGCAGCGAAAGCCGTCGCAGGATCTGGATCGCCGGCGCGATTGTTCTGGCCGTGATCGCGGCAATCGCGCTCGACACTAAGGTGGTACGGGTCGGATCCGACTCTGATACCCGCCAGCAGGCCTTCTCGCCCGACACTTATGGCCAGGCCGAGTTTCCCCGCATCAAAGACGCCGTGATCGCGAAAGCGGTGGATGTGGTGACGCTGGCCCAGGCCGTCCAGGCAGATAAGGCGGCGGCCGCGAAGGAATATGGCACCCCGGCGACCACCGGCACCGTGATGATGGTGAAATTCACCGGCGTCGCGGGCGAGGCGAAATCGGGCGTCTATGAAATGGCGATTGACGGGATGCCGGAAGGGATCAGCGTCCGGCTTCAGACCGGGCCGGCGATCAATGGCACCGACCTGCGTGACGCGCCCGGCGATATCGAATTCGGCGCCTTCAAGAACCAGATCGAGTATCAGGATGCCGGTTCGGCGATCAACCGCGCCATGAAGACCGCCGTTCTGGACGGGATCGACACCGCGAACCTGACCGGCAAGACGCTTGAGGTCACCGGCGCCTTCACCCTGATCAATGCCAAAATGTGGCGCATCACCCCCGTCAGCGTGACGGTGCAGTGATGAGCACTGAGACAGCCAAATTCGACACCGCCGAAGTGGTGCTTGCCGCGCGCAATGTGGCGAAATCCTACGGCGCAGTTCATGCCCTGAAGGGCGTGAATTTCGACATTCATCGCGGCCAGGTCACCACGCTGTTCGGCGAAAACGGCGCCGGCAAATCGACGCTGATGAAGATCCTTTCCGGGGTCATCCAGCCGAGCTCGGGCGAGATCATTCTGGATGGCCAGCCGGTCCATTTCCAGAATTCGACTCATGCCCGCGATCTGGGCATCTCGATCATCCACCAGGAGCTGAGCCTCGCGCCCAATCTTTCCGTGCGCGATAACATCTTCATGGGCCGCGAGATCAAAGGCCCGATGGGCGTCGATTTCGCCGAGGAAGAGCGCCAGGCCCGCAAGCTGATGCAGGATCTGGAGCAGGATATCGATCCGCTGACCCCGGTCGAGGATCTGCGCCTTGGTCAGCAACAGATCGTGGAAATCGCCCGTGCGCTTTCCGTCGACAGCCGCATCCTGATCATGGACGAGCCGACTTCGGCGCTTTCCGCGACCGAGGTCGAGGTTTTGTTCAAGGTGATCAATGACCTGACCTCCAAGGGCGTGTCGATCGTCTATATCTCGCACCACCTGGAAGAGGCGCTGCTGATCACCGATCACGCCGTGGTTTTGCGCGATGGCGCTATGACCGCCTGGGCACCGCGCGCTGACATCGATCTGAACTGGATCGTGCGCAATATGGTGGGCGAGAATTACAATCTCGGCACGCCGCCGGACGGGTATGAACTCGGCCAGACCGCGCTTGCTGTTAAAAACATGGTCGTCCCCGATCCGGGCGGCAATGCCTATAATGTGGTCGACAACCTCTCGCTTGAGGTGAAGGCCGGCGAAGTCGTCTGTATCTACGGGCTGATGGGCGCCGGGCGGTCAGAGCTGATGGAGACCCTGGCCGGGCGGCTGCATGCGGCCTCGGGCCGGATCGAGCTGAAAGGCACAGAGATCTCGCATCTTTCCATCGCGCAGCGGATCGCGCGCGGGCTTGCGCTGGTGCCGGAAGACCGGCAGCGCGACGGGCTGGTGCAGACGATGTCGGTGGGGCAGAACCTGTCGCTCGCCTCGATCACCGCCTTTACCCGCGGGCTTTTCACCTCGCGCAGGGCAGAAAAGGCGCTGATCGCCGATTCGATCAAACGCGTGACCGTCAAGACCTCTGGCCCGGACGCCGCGATTGGCTCGCTTTCGGGCGGCAACCAGCAAAAGGTGGTCATCGGCAAGATGATGGCGACCAATCCGCAGGTGATCTTGCTGGACGAGCCGTCGCGCGGGATCGATATCGGCGCCAAGGCCGAGGTGTTCCGCCTGCTCGCCGATGGCGCGAAACGGGGCCTCGCCGTGGTCTATACCACATCGGAAGTCAGCGAGTGCCTGTCGATCGCGCATCGCATCATCGTCATGCACAAGGGCCGTATCACGGCTGAATTCGGCGCAGACGCCACCAAAGAAATGATCATGGCCGCCTCTGGCGAACAGCACGCGGCTTAAGAGCGAAGTTCGGGGAAAACAGAACAATGTCCGACACCACCAAACCCGCCCCCGCCACCAGGAGCGAAGGTTTCAGCCTGCTGAAGCTTCTGCTTGAAGGCCGGGCTTTCTTCGCTCTGATCGTGATTGTCGCGGTCTTTTCATATCTCTCACCGAATTACTTCACGACTTCGAACTTCCTGATCATGGCCAGCCAGGTCGCGATTTTCGGCCTGCTGGCCATCGGCATGCTGCTGGTGATCCTGAATGGCGGCATCGACCTGTCGGTCGGCTCGATCCTTGCACTGTGCGGCGTGATCGGCGGCGCGCTGATGCAGGGCGTCGAGATCGACGCGCTCGGCGTGATCCTTTATCCGCCGGTCTGGGCGGTGGTGGTGATCACCCTGGTCGTGGGCGCGCTGGTCGGCGCGGTCAATGGCGTGCTGGTCGCATACCTGAAGGTTCCCGCCTTTGTCGCCACGCTTGGCGTGATGTATGTGGCACGCGGCGTCGCCCTTCTGATGACCAATGGCCTGACATATAACCGCCTCGCAGGCTCGCCCGATCTGGGCAATACCGGCTTCAAATGGCTGGGATCCGAGCGGATCGCCGGCGTGCCAATCTCGGTTCTGGTGCTGGCCTTCTGCGCGATCGTCGCCTGGCTTGTTCTCAGCCGCACCGCCTTTGGCCGCTGGCTTTATGCTTCGGGCGGCAATGAGCGCGCAGCAGAGCTGTCGGGCGTGCCGGTTAAATTCGTCAAGGTCACCGTCTATACCCTGTCGGGGATGCTTTCGGCGGTGGCGGGTCTGGTCCTGTCGTCGCAGCTGACCTCGGCTGGCCCGACCGCAGGCACGACTTACGAGCTGACCGCGATTGCCGCGGTGGTGATCGGGGGCGCCGCCCTGACCGGCGGGCGCGGCACCGTGCTTGGCACCATGCTCGGCGCTTTCGTGATCGGCTTCCTGTCGGCGGGCCTCGTGATCACCGGCGTCTCGTCCTACTGGCAAACCGTTTTCACCGGCGGCGTGATCGTGCTCGCAGTGCTGATGAACTCGATCCAGACCGGCAAAGGCGGGAGGAAAGCCTGAGCCACACCCCTTCGCCGGGGCGCCTGGACCATACCCCGCGCGCCATTGGCAAAGACCGCAAGACTGCATGCAACCCCTGGGAGGATTACACATGCTTAAACTGACCCGCCGCGCGCTGATGGGTGCTGCCGCCGCTCTGCCGATGATGGCTTTCGCCGCATCGGCCGAAGGCCTGATCACCATCATCGTCAATGACCCGGCGAACCCCTATTGGTTCACCGAGGGCGAAGTCGCCAAAGCGACCGCAGAAGAGCTTGGCTACACCGCCAATGTCTCCTCGCATAAGGGCGACACCAATACCGAGAGCACCCTCGTCGATACCGCGATCACCAATAAGT
It encodes:
- a CDS encoding glycerol-3-phosphate dehydrogenase: MTDMIDLFVIGGGINGAGMARDAAGRGLSVVMAEKDDLAQGTSSRSGKLVHGGLRYLEYYEFRLVREALIEREVLLNAAPHIIWPMRFVLPHSPTDRPAWLVRLGLFLYDHLGGRKKLPGTRTLNLHRDPEGAAILDQYKKGFEYSDCWVDDARLVALNALGAAEKGATILTRSPVTSAVRENGGWTVTVRNHKGEEQTYRAKCIVNCAGPWVSDVIQNVAHTKSTRGVRLVKGSHIIVPKWWAGQNAYLVQNHDKRVIFINPYEGNMALIGTTDIPWEGRAEDVEINESEIEYLLKCVNRYFKEKLRREDVVHAYSGVRPLFDDGKGNPSAVTRDYVFDLDETGGAPMLNVFGGKITTFRELAERGMHKLKHIFPQMGPDWTATAKLPGGEMPNADYESFIETQREAFPWMPRALILYYARRYGSRMKDLIAGATSVDGLGRHFGGDLYEAEVKYLVAKEWAMEAEDILWRRTKHKLHLTEDQLAEFTTWFDGWKAGARA
- a CDS encoding FGGY-family carbohydrate kinase, whose product is MAGTDILIGIDAGTSVIKAVAFDLAGRQLASAAVPNRYATAADGSATQPLGQTWDDCARALRELGELVEGLAGRTAALAVTGQGDGTWLAGAGNRPVGDAWLWLDARAAPTVERLAHCAENRARFEATGTGLNTCQMGSQIAHMQSFRPELLEAAEVALHCKDWLYLNLTGVRATDPSEASFTFGNYRNRQYDDTVIAALGLEAQRHLLPPIVEGTEVTHPLSAAAAAATGLRAGTPVSLGYVDMVMTALGAGVYGGGGEDVACSTVGSTGVHMRAVRWQDVHLKEEGTGYVICLPVPGVVTQVQTNMAATLNVDWALGLAGDALKAFGHEVSHKELVSRIDAWLSESQPGQIVYHPYISEAGERGPFVNAQARAGFTGFSQYHGFPDLLRAVTEGLGHAMRDCYAAMGKLPGELRLTGGAARSGALRKIFSASVDAPVRVSARDEAGAAGAAMMAAVAIGAYKSMDDCVNEWVIPLLGAPEAPDAGLVDAYHRIFPAYQSARQALVPVWDQLSRARRPSGE
- a CDS encoding DUF2291 family protein encodes the protein MSQSLETAAAPRSESRRRIWIAGAIVLAVIAAIALDTKVVRVGSDSDTRQQAFSPDTYGQAEFPRIKDAVIAKAVDVVTLAQAVQADKAAAAKEYGTPATTGTVMMVKFTGVAGEAKSGVYEMAIDGMPEGISVRLQTGPAINGTDLRDAPGDIEFGAFKNQIEYQDAGSAINRAMKTAVLDGIDTANLTGKTLEVTGAFTLINAKMWRITPVSVTVQ
- a CDS encoding sugar ABC transporter ATP-binding protein, coding for MSTETAKFDTAEVVLAARNVAKSYGAVHALKGVNFDIHRGQVTTLFGENGAGKSTLMKILSGVIQPSSGEIILDGQPVHFQNSTHARDLGISIIHQELSLAPNLSVRDNIFMGREIKGPMGVDFAEEERQARKLMQDLEQDIDPLTPVEDLRLGQQQIVEIARALSVDSRILIMDEPTSALSATEVEVLFKVINDLTSKGVSIVYISHHLEEALLITDHAVVLRDGAMTAWAPRADIDLNWIVRNMVGENYNLGTPPDGYELGQTALAVKNMVVPDPGGNAYNVVDNLSLEVKAGEVVCIYGLMGAGRSELMETLAGRLHAASGRIELKGTEISHLSIAQRIARGLALVPEDRQRDGLVQTMSVGQNLSLASITAFTRGLFTSRRAEKALIADSIKRVTVKTSGPDAAIGSLSGGNQQKVVIGKMMATNPQVILLDEPSRGIDIGAKAEVFRLLADGAKRGLAVVYTTSEVSECLSIAHRIIVMHKGRITAEFGADATKEMIMAASGEQHAA
- a CDS encoding ABC transporter permease, which gives rise to MSDTTKPAPATRSEGFSLLKLLLEGRAFFALIVIVAVFSYLSPNYFTTSNFLIMASQVAIFGLLAIGMLLVILNGGIDLSVGSILALCGVIGGALMQGVEIDALGVILYPPVWAVVVITLVVGALVGAVNGVLVAYLKVPAFVATLGVMYVARGVALLMTNGLTYNRLAGSPDLGNTGFKWLGSERIAGVPISVLVLAFCAIVAWLVLSRTAFGRWLYASGGNERAAELSGVPVKFVKVTVYTLSGMLSAVAGLVLSSQLTSAGPTAGTTYELTAIAAVVIGGAALTGGRGTVLGTMLGAFVIGFLSAGLVITGVSSYWQTVFTGGVIVLAVLMNSIQTGKGGRKA